Proteins from a single region of Deinococcus misasensis DSM 22328:
- a CDS encoding DMT family transporter encodes MDPLSLTAILVTILFWASSFAGIKAGLEHFSPEHLTVYRFLVASVVLLIYAAINKIPFPEWKDVPRIFGVSLLGITIYHYALNFGEITVPAGVASLIIAAGPVFTALMATLWLGERLNWLGWLGIFVSISGVTLIVLGKGGDLSFTQGALLILLSAFVTSLYFVLQKPLLKKYPPRQFTVWSLVFGTLPMLVSLPGLPEEIRAAPASANWAVVYIGIFPAALAYLTWTFALSRVPASITTSFLYVSPVLAIIISYFWVHEVPNQVTLIGGAIALIGVVIVNTLGKPRAEGTGPRAKQA; translated from the coding sequence ATGGATCCCCTCAGCCTGACAGCCATTCTGGTCACCATCCTCTTCTGGGCTTCGTCTTTTGCTGGAATCAAGGCCGGGCTGGAGCACTTTTCTCCCGAGCACCTGACGGTGTACCGCTTTCTGGTCGCCAGCGTTGTGCTGCTGATTTACGCAGCCATCAACAAAATTCCGTTTCCAGAGTGGAAAGATGTGCCCCGCATTTTTGGGGTGTCTTTGCTGGGGATCACCATTTACCATTACGCGCTCAATTTTGGTGAAATCACGGTGCCTGCAGGGGTGGCCAGCCTGATCATTGCAGCAGGGCCGGTGTTCACTGCACTCATGGCGACCTTGTGGCTGGGGGAAAGGCTGAACTGGCTGGGCTGGCTGGGCATTTTTGTGAGCATCTCTGGGGTGACCCTGATAGTGCTGGGCAAAGGTGGAGACCTGAGCTTCACACAGGGGGCATTGCTGATTTTGCTTTCAGCGTTCGTGACCTCGTTGTACTTTGTGCTGCAGAAACCTCTGTTGAAAAAATACCCTCCCAGACAGTTCACCGTTTGGTCTCTGGTGTTCGGAACCCTGCCGATGCTGGTCTCCCTGCCCGGCTTGCCCGAGGAAATTCGGGCAGCCCCTGCCAGTGCCAACTGGGCTGTGGTTTACATCGGGATTTTTCCGGCGGCTCTGGCTTACCTGACCTGGACCTTCGCCCTGAGCCGGGTTCCGGCCAGCATCACCACCAGCTTTCTGTATGTTTCTCCTGTGCTGGCCATCATCATTTCTTACTTCTGGGTGCATGAGGTGCCCAATCAAGTGACCCTGATTGGCGGAGCGATTGCCTTGATTGGGGTGGTGATTGTGAACACGCTCGGGAAGCCGAGGGCCGAGGGCACAGGGCCGAGAGCGAAACAAGCCTGA